In Streptomyces sannanensis, a genomic segment contains:
- the mobF gene encoding MobF family relaxase: MISVAKVQRRNAWRYYVRGVAFGDGRRPARTPMKDAQEQAGLPPGVWMGRGLPALGFTAGQTVTQRQMELLFGQGRHPDADRIERELLDDGADLETARLATVLGQPIEDIEKRKQIPLLALDFVFRPQASLIVLWALGDEKTCRVIEQAHERAIATVLQWLEDEVAETRWSSGRERAKTPTLAVAAYRHFDNRDGFPLLHDHCLILNRVQRLDDDGEPVWGALDTRRLYQHVVAAGTLYTLTMTTEVCEELGLATVPREVTPGLRPSRVCGPSGHTAGSSASNQVMKVSAEPPKCLRTRVWTLSVSLV, encoded by the coding sequence ATGATTAGCGTTGCGAAGGTCCAGAGGCGTAACGCCTGGCGGTACTACGTGCGTGGGGTGGCCTTCGGGGACGGTCGCCGTCCGGCCCGCACGCCGATGAAGGACGCCCAGGAGCAGGCCGGGCTCCCGCCTGGGGTGTGGATGGGGCGCGGCCTGCCTGCCCTCGGGTTCACCGCCGGGCAGACGGTGACGCAGCGACAGATGGAGCTGCTGTTCGGGCAGGGTCGGCACCCGGATGCCGACCGCATCGAGCGCGAGCTTCTGGACGACGGCGCCGACCTGGAGACGGCGCGGCTGGCCACGGTCCTCGGGCAGCCGATCGAGGACATCGAGAAGCGGAAGCAGATCCCGCTGCTCGCGCTCGACTTCGTGTTCCGCCCGCAGGCATCCCTGATCGTCCTGTGGGCGCTGGGAGACGAGAAGACGTGCCGGGTCATCGAGCAGGCGCACGAACGGGCCATCGCCACTGTGCTGCAGTGGCTGGAGGATGAGGTCGCGGAGACCCGGTGGTCCTCCGGCCGCGAGCGTGCAAAGACGCCGACCCTGGCCGTCGCGGCGTACCGGCACTTCGACAACAGAGACGGTTTCCCTCTACTCCATGACCACTGCCTGATCCTGAACCGGGTGCAGCGCCTGGACGACGACGGAGAGCCTGTGTGGGGCGCCCTCGACACCCGCCGCCTGTACCAGCACGTCGTGGCGGCCGGGACGCTCTACACCCTCACGATGACGACCGAGGTGTGTGAAGAGCTGGGCCTGGCGACCGTGCCCCGGGAGGTGACGCCGGGCCTGCGACCGTCCCGTGTCTGTGGTCCGTCAGGTCACACGGCCGGGAGTTCGGCGTCGAACCAGGTGATGAAGGTGAGCGCGGAGCCACCGAAGTGCTTGCGGACCCGGGTCTGGACCCTGTCTGTCAGTCTCGTGTGA
- a CDS encoding PASTA domain-containing protein has product MIQHLRLSRFVVPAAAVVAGVLALTACESGTQADSKAAAPTAITTSSAPSASSTAQTAVIPVLQGETYGQVQEELVGQDLPAVRITATALHKDVTLPTDHSDWHICEISPAPGTKVTATTTVTVKLAQKAGDCATSFHGYLHQKNDPAYTPPTTSAPQPVKSHTPAPTKTTTRPAGSSMTTCPDGKQGYACTSNGHPVVDGQFCPNADRGRTLKATNGTMVTCSYDPSVKPYRWQ; this is encoded by the coding sequence ATGATCCAGCACTTGCGGCTTTCTCGCTTCGTCGTCCCTGCCGCCGCTGTCGTCGCCGGTGTCCTCGCCCTGACCGCATGCGAAAGCGGCACGCAGGCCGACTCCAAGGCAGCGGCGCCGACGGCGATCACCACGTCCTCCGCGCCGTCCGCATCAAGCACCGCTCAGACTGCGGTCATCCCCGTACTACAGGGCGAGACCTACGGGCAGGTGCAGGAAGAACTCGTCGGCCAGGATCTGCCGGCCGTGCGCATCACGGCCACAGCCCTGCATAAGGACGTCACACTTCCCACCGACCACAGCGACTGGCACATCTGCGAAATTAGCCCCGCGCCCGGCACGAAGGTCACCGCCACCACCACCGTTACCGTCAAACTCGCCCAGAAAGCCGGTGACTGCGCCACCAGTTTCCACGGCTACCTCCACCAGAAGAACGACCCCGCCTACACCCCGCCCACAACCTCGGCTCCCCAGCCCGTCAAGTCCCACACGCCTGCCCCAACAAAGACCACCACCAGGCCTGCCGGAAGCTCCATGACCACCTGCCCGGACGGCAAGCAGGGATATGCCTGTACCTCCAACGGGCACCCTGTCGTTGACGGACAGTTCTGCCCCAACGCCGACCGCGGTCGCACCCTGAAGGCCACCAACGGCACCATGGTCACCTGCTCTTACGACCCCAGCGTCAAGCCGTACCGCTGGCAGTAA
- a CDS encoding DUF2690 domain-containing protein yields MDPQPRNDADSGEEPPTSAGIELGQTLKRWREESNRSQNVVAKKLGTKQPTVSRWESGATLPAVEAIQALWRIRTQATETPSSDTELDRALELHQRAEMERGRGPKLSSTPAPQTTTASASSPVPAETGRKRTVLTILAASGAVVLVVAFLAWHFAGSTQTGGADRPSASAASARPAPPATCSGASCTSVEPTTTVCAQDAVTAYSGRSYGVLVELRYSPRCHAAWAKMSGTSQGDRITLAIGHDDENSQEYRQQTGHDAHTRMIHVDDLSGVRACAIVEGRGTVCATKAASGTTRP; encoded by the coding sequence GTGGACCCCCAGCCTCGAAACGACGCCGACAGCGGCGAGGAGCCGCCGACTTCCGCAGGAATCGAGCTGGGGCAGACACTCAAGCGCTGGCGCGAGGAGAGCAACCGGAGCCAGAACGTGGTCGCCAAGAAGCTGGGGACCAAACAACCGACGGTCTCACGATGGGAATCGGGGGCCACACTCCCCGCCGTCGAGGCGATCCAGGCGCTCTGGCGGATCCGCACGCAGGCCACCGAAACGCCATCGAGCGATACGGAACTCGACCGGGCTCTGGAACTGCACCAGCGCGCGGAGATGGAACGCGGCCGCGGCCCCAAGCTGTCCTCGACACCAGCACCCCAAACCACGACGGCCTCAGCGTCTTCACCCGTGCCAGCGGAAACCGGAAGGAAGAGGACCGTGCTGACGATCCTCGCTGCCTCAGGGGCCGTGGTCCTGGTCGTCGCGTTCCTGGCCTGGCACTTCGCCGGCTCCACCCAAACCGGAGGGGCGGACCGCCCTTCGGCATCAGCGGCATCGGCCCGGCCCGCGCCGCCCGCCACATGCAGTGGCGCCTCCTGCACGTCCGTGGAGCCGACCACCACGGTGTGCGCGCAGGATGCCGTGACCGCATACAGCGGCCGTAGCTACGGAGTTCTCGTAGAACTGCGCTACAGTCCCCGCTGCCACGCCGCCTGGGCCAAGATGAGCGGCACCTCCCAGGGAGACCGCATCACGCTCGCCATCGGGCACGACGATGAAAACTCACAGGAGTACCGGCAGCAGACCGGACACGACGCTCACACCCGCATGATTCACGTGGACGACCTGAGCGGCGTCCGCGCCTGCGCCATCGTCGAGGGCCGGGGCACCGTCTGCGCCACCAAGGCTGCCTCCGGCACCACTCGACCATGA
- a CDS encoding type I-E CRISPR-associated protein Cse1/CasA, with protein sequence MAIDPWVDVTMTDGSPGRLGLAGLLAEAHRIEALAVGMPPAECGLLRILYALGLRAAGWRR encoded by the coding sequence GTGGCGATCGACCCGTGGGTTGACGTCACGATGACCGATGGCAGCCCTGGTCGGTTAGGTCTCGCTGGTCTTCTGGCCGAGGCGCACCGTATCGAAGCGCTGGCTGTGGGGATGCCGCCCGCGGAGTGTGGTCTGCTGCGCATTCTGTATGCGCTGGGGCTGCGGGCGGCCGGCTGGAGGAGATGA
- a CDS encoding endonuclease/exonuclease/phosphatase family protein: MSIIGTWNLENFCRPLPPGSPPSTTKCAAKDDAAYEDKVDALGGVITEIGPDLLGVQEVGSQETLEDLVKKLTGTWHTAISDHPDGRGIRVGVISRWPLLDIQQRVNFPAHLGAVQVEDDASTIHEMGRGGLAVRVEPAPGKSLHVAVCHLKSKLLTFPGNQHSTHDEGLRARYAAYALFRRSAEAVTMRALADELLQGEGTNRDVIVLGDFNDDWQAATTQILYGPPGSQIGTGGFDHPDQGDAKRLWNLAPRILEQGGYSRVFEGQHELIDHILISHSLLGKLQEVHTATNKLPSVVATHPAAPHDKPSDHSPVVATFNL; this comes from the coding sequence GTGAGCATCATCGGGACGTGGAACCTGGAGAACTTCTGTCGGCCGCTGCCACCGGGCAGCCCACCCTCCACCACCAAGTGTGCAGCCAAGGACGACGCCGCCTACGAGGACAAGGTCGACGCCCTGGGCGGGGTGATCACCGAGATCGGGCCGGACTTGCTCGGGGTGCAGGAGGTTGGCAGCCAGGAAACCCTGGAGGACCTGGTGAAGAAGCTGACGGGAACCTGGCACACCGCCATCTCGGACCACCCCGACGGTCGCGGCATCCGGGTGGGCGTCATCAGCCGCTGGCCCCTGCTCGACATCCAGCAGCGCGTCAACTTCCCCGCCCACCTCGGCGCGGTCCAGGTCGAGGACGACGCCAGCACCATCCACGAGATGGGCCGCGGCGGCCTGGCCGTCCGCGTAGAGCCGGCCCCCGGCAAGAGTCTCCACGTGGCCGTGTGCCACCTCAAATCGAAGCTGTTGACCTTCCCCGGCAACCAGCACAGCACCCACGACGAAGGCCTGCGCGCCCGCTACGCCGCCTACGCCCTCTTCCGCCGCAGCGCCGAAGCCGTCACCATGCGCGCCCTGGCCGACGAGCTGCTCCAGGGCGAGGGCACCAACCGCGATGTCATCGTGCTGGGCGACTTCAACGACGACTGGCAGGCTGCCACCACCCAAATCCTCTACGGCCCGCCCGGTTCGCAGATCGGCACCGGCGGCTTCGACCACCCCGACCAGGGCGACGCCAAACGGCTGTGGAATCTCGCCCCGCGCATCCTCGAACAAGGCGGCTACTCCCGCGTCTTCGAAGGCCAGCACGAGCTCATCGACCACATCCTCATCAGCCACTCCCTGTTGGGCAAGCTTCAGGAAGTCCACACCGCAACCAACAAGCTGCCGTCCGTCGTGGCCACGCACCCGGCCGCGCCGCACGACAAGCCGTCCGACCACTCGCCCGTGGTGGCCACGTTCAACCTCTAG
- a CDS encoding type I-E CRISPR-associated protein Cse1/CasA, translating into MEAGRFDPELVAGYFSQYEGRFGLFDPARPWMQEPRLPGQMDTVLESGRRKASGCGSRAGSGSWRGAGRRRRVRRGSGRSTTGIRCRFRLPSGPAPGCLALVRAGRAAGPGPYDEDAEEAARVGGAAAGPGVVSPDGTDAVRDDRAGDPGG; encoded by the coding sequence CTGGAGGCTGGCCGGTTTGATCCCGAGCTGGTGGCCGGGTACTTCAGCCAGTATGAGGGCCGGTTCGGGCTGTTCGACCCGGCCCGTCCGTGGATGCAGGAGCCGCGGCTTCCCGGCCAGATGGATACCGTCCTTGAGTCCGGGCGCCGTAAGGCGAGCGGGTGCGGAAGTCGAGCGGGGTCGGGAAGCTGGCGTGGGGCCGGGCGTCGGCGACGAGTTCGGCGTGGTTCGGGCCGTTCCACGACGGGAATCCGGTGCCGGTTCCGGCTGCCGAGCGGCCCTGCACCTGGTTGCTTGGCTTTGGTACGGGCAGGGCGGGCCGCAGGGCCCGGACCGTACGACGAAGACGCAGAAGAAGCGGCACGCGTCGGTGGCGCCGCTGCGGGGCCTGGTGTCGTATCACCCGACGGGACGGACGCTGTTCGAGACGATCGTGCTGGGGATCCCGGAGGTTGA
- the ligA gene encoding NAD-dependent DNA ligase LigA, with amino-acid sequence MTTTDAVIGDDAAYADAVRTAVKAAAAYYAGGDSPLDDDAYDRLVRAIAAWEAGHPDRVLAESPTGKVAGGATQGDVPHVQPMLSLDNVFSAEQFEAWAASLQRRIGRPVTAWSVEPKLDGLALAARYRDGRLVQLLTRGDGTAGEDVSHAIGTLTGLPEQLAEPVTLEVRGEVLMTAAQFETALALRAEHGGEPFANPRNAAAGTLRAKDRAYRLEMTFFGYGCLPLPATSEDLAARLTASSHSDVMSLIAVLGVHTTAATKVPGRTAGTTAQVQGCVEEIAALRAELPFGIDGIVIKADLAADQEAAGSGSRAPRWAVAWKLPAVEKVTTLIGVEWNVGRTGIIAPRAVLEPVEIEGSTVTYATLHNPADITRRDLRIGDRVMVYKAGDIIPRIEAPVAHLRTGAEQPIAFPDACPQCGSDIDTSEQRWRCERGRDCHLVASVSYAAGRDQLDIEGLGLTRVVQLAYAGLIHDFADLFTLTRDQLLALERMGPTSTDNLLAAIEQAKNQPLSRVLCALGVRGTGRSMSRRIARHFATMEAVRAADAEAMQHVDGIGTEKAPVIVAELVQLAPVIDKLVAAGVNMTEPGATPTADTNAADGAADTEAVTTGPLHGLTVVVTGAMTGPLQKLSRNQMNELIEHAGGRSSSSVSKRTSLLVAGEGAGSKHAKAQNLGIRIISPDEFAGLLADLAP; translated from the coding sequence ATGACAACCACCGATGCTGTGATTGGCGACGACGCCGCGTACGCGGATGCGGTCCGGACCGCGGTGAAGGCCGCGGCCGCCTACTACGCGGGCGGCGACAGCCCGCTCGACGATGACGCCTACGACCGTCTGGTGCGGGCGATAGCCGCGTGGGAGGCCGGGCATCCCGACCGGGTGCTGGCCGAGTCGCCGACGGGGAAGGTGGCTGGGGGTGCCACCCAGGGGGATGTGCCGCACGTCCAGCCGATGCTGAGTCTGGACAATGTGTTCTCCGCCGAGCAGTTCGAGGCATGGGCGGCGTCACTTCAGCGGCGGATCGGCCGGCCGGTCACTGCGTGGAGTGTCGAGCCGAAGCTGGACGGTCTGGCGCTGGCCGCCCGCTACCGCGACGGCCGGCTGGTGCAGCTGCTCACCCGCGGGGACGGGACGGCCGGGGAGGACGTCTCCCACGCCATCGGCACCCTCACAGGCCTGCCGGAGCAGCTGGCCGAACCGGTGACGCTGGAGGTACGCGGTGAAGTGCTGATGACGGCCGCCCAGTTCGAAACGGCGCTCGCCCTCCGAGCGGAGCACGGCGGGGAGCCGTTCGCGAATCCGCGCAACGCCGCGGCGGGCACGCTGCGGGCCAAGGACCGCGCCTACCGCCTTGAGATGACGTTCTTCGGCTATGGCTGCCTGCCGCTGCCGGCCACCTCCGAGGACCTCGCGGCACGCCTGACCGCCTCCTCACACAGCGACGTCATGTCCCTTATCGCCGTGCTCGGCGTGCACACCACGGCTGCCACCAAGGTGCCCGGCCGCACCGCGGGCACCACCGCGCAGGTGCAGGGATGTGTGGAGGAGATCGCTGCGCTGCGCGCCGAGCTGCCGTTCGGTATCGACGGCATCGTCATCAAGGCCGACCTGGCGGCCGACCAGGAGGCGGCCGGATCCGGCTCGAGGGCGCCGCGTTGGGCCGTCGCGTGGAAGCTCCCGGCGGTGGAGAAGGTCACCACCCTGATCGGCGTGGAGTGGAACGTGGGCCGCACCGGCATCATCGCTCCCCGGGCCGTCCTGGAACCCGTCGAGATCGAAGGCTCCACCGTCACCTACGCCACGCTGCACAACCCCGCCGACATCACCCGCCGCGACCTGCGCATCGGCGACCGCGTGATGGTCTACAAGGCCGGCGACATCATCCCCCGCATCGAAGCCCCCGTCGCCCACCTGCGCACCGGCGCCGAGCAGCCCATCGCCTTCCCCGATGCCTGCCCGCAGTGCGGCTCGGATATTGACACCTCCGAGCAGCGCTGGCGCTGCGAACGCGGCCGCGACTGCCACCTGGTCGCCTCCGTCTCCTACGCCGCCGGCCGCGACCAGCTCGACATCGAAGGCCTCGGCCTGACCCGTGTCGTCCAGCTCGCCTACGCCGGCCTCATCCACGACTTCGCCGACCTGTTCACCCTGACCCGCGACCAGCTTCTGGCGCTGGAGCGGATGGGGCCGACCAGCACCGACAACCTCCTCGCCGCGATCGAGCAGGCCAAGAACCAGCCACTGTCGAGGGTGCTGTGCGCGCTCGGTGTACGCGGCACCGGACGGTCGATGTCCCGGCGCATCGCCCGCCACTTCGCCACCATGGAAGCGGTCCGTGCCGCCGACGCCGAGGCGATGCAGCACGTCGACGGCATCGGCACCGAAAAGGCACCGGTCATCGTCGCCGAGCTGGTCCAGCTCGCCCCCGTCATCGACAAGCTCGTCGCCGCCGGGGTGAACATGACCGAACCCGGCGCCACACCGACCGCCGACACCAACGCCGCCGACGGTGCGGCGGACACGGAGGCGGTGACGACGGGACCGCTTCACGGCCTGACCGTGGTCGTCACCGGCGCCATGACCGGTCCGCTTCAAAAGCTCAGCCGCAACCAGATGAACGAACTCATCGAACATGCCGGCGGCAGGTCCTCCTCCAGCGTCTCCAAGCGCACCTCGCTCCTGGTCGCCGGAGAAGGCGCCGGATCCAAACACGCCAAGGCCCAGAACCTCGGCATCCGCATCATCTCGCCCGACGAGTTCGCAGGTCTCCTCGCCGACCTTGCCCCCTGA
- a CDS encoding peptidoglycan-binding protein: MNAKYRTSLRIAAATAACAGSLSVLGLATPAGTAAAHDAGTTHPARLAQPLNAAHPGAKAVGASHARHWPTLRFGSRGPAVSAVQHLLTARGHAAKADGVFGSRTAAAVKAFQRQHHLNPDGAVGTNTWNALIVTVRPGSRGHAVTAAQQLLTARGHAAKADGVFGSRTAAAVKAFQRQHHLIPDGAVGPDTWNALVNGLASTTPAPRGYVLKFIKNWNAPGNSKLALYHDGQLIKSYRAGSGMGSTNECAKERGWLPSGTYKILGHQTNRDTAIKGYAIHLADKTCHPEHGQTAVLRGDLFIHSNMTKNGASRWHGSYKSKGCIKLAPADIKNLFAHLNQAHWPKNLTLQVS, encoded by the coding sequence ATGAACGCGAAGTACCGCACGAGCCTGCGGATCGCCGCCGCCACAGCCGCCTGCGCTGGGAGTCTTTCCGTACTCGGCCTGGCCACGCCCGCTGGCACCGCCGCCGCCCACGACGCCGGCACCACCCATCCGGCGCGCCTGGCCCAGCCTCTGAACGCCGCCCACCCGGGCGCGAAGGCCGTTGGCGCCTCGCACGCCCGGCACTGGCCCACGCTGCGCTTCGGCAGCCGCGGGCCGGCGGTCAGCGCAGTACAGCACCTGCTGACCGCGCGGGGGCACGCGGCGAAGGCGGACGGCGTGTTCGGCTCCCGCACCGCGGCCGCGGTGAAGGCCTTCCAGCGCCAGCACCACCTCAACCCCGACGGCGCCGTCGGCACCAACACCTGGAACGCGCTGATCGTCACCGTGCGCCCCGGCAGCCGCGGGCACGCGGTCACTGCGGCCCAGCAGCTCCTGACCGCGCGGGGGCACGCGGCGAAGGCAGATGGCGTGTTCGGCTCCCGCACCGCGGCCGCGGTGAAGGCCTTCCAGCGCCAGCACCACCTCATCCCCGACGGCGCCGTCGGACCCGACACCTGGAACGCCCTGGTGAACGGCCTCGCCAGCACCACGCCCGCTCCGCGCGGGTACGTGCTGAAGTTCATCAAGAACTGGAACGCTCCGGGCAACTCGAAACTCGCCCTCTACCACGACGGCCAGCTCATCAAGAGCTACCGTGCCGGGTCCGGCATGGGCAGCACGAACGAGTGTGCCAAGGAACGCGGTTGGCTGCCCAGCGGCACCTACAAGATCCTCGGGCACCAGACCAACCGCGACACTGCGATCAAGGGCTACGCCATCCACCTCGCTGACAAGACCTGCCACCCCGAGCACGGCCAGACGGCCGTCCTGCGCGGCGATCTGTTCATCCACAGCAACATGACCAAGAACGGCGCCAGCCGATGGCACGGCAGCTACAAGTCCAAGGGCTGCATCAAGCTCGCCCCCGCCGACATCAAGAACCTGTTCGCCCACCTGAACCAGGCCCACTGGCCCAAGAACCTGACCCTCCAGGTCAGCTGA
- the cas3 gene encoding CRISPR-associated helicase Cas3' produces MSDDVFECRIWGKSEGLPPGVSHYPLLCHLIDTAVMADVLWDVYLNRAQRRLIAAGLGVGEDEARRVVALWAGLHDIGKAIPGWQAYRADLAEALHGGGFPGVPAVDAEAVGRHEAASQLLGPSLLAGLGWPVTGGARDGLPGVVAGQILGGHHGRFREPTVPGAVADPVPFWPGLGVGRWQSEREAVARVLAEITGAPPLGALDGRATVPAAAITVVTGLIVLADWLVSQEHHLARRARRVPAVLDSAAAHAWAKASRQQARSLVEEAGLEVPVLTGSAVSFTDMFGYIPITTPNLLQQSIATYLPGMLADAAGLTLVTAPTGDGKTEAALYAASLMGCAAGTHGIYLALPTQATTDQIHGRLVDWATANLPSAVTRLHGSSWMHQPDGEAEPRVIHGDTGQSVEATRWLLQSNRHGLLAHLAAGTIDQALLGMLPLKYGQLRHLGLSGKTLIIDEAHSYDAFTHALLLRLLEWCGAWQVPVVVLSATLTGDTAAGLVNAYRSGAGHTRPAKIEPAYPGWSFTDATTGQTCTPPVPVGTSRGRNLHIRLAPTRLGAPREQAIIRELGQLAEHGGCAAVICTTVAQAQATYRALAAAGTSTELHLLHARLPAHQRAANTQAAEIAFGRVNKPTTHRPARGVIVATQVIEQSLDLDFDLIISDLAPLALLLQRAGRAFRHGPEVWAAAGLTRPAWAGTEPRMTVLSPLTAQGAADFHPGPWGDVYPESLLHRTHEILDQHTGPINIPGDVQRLVNAVYDPVFASRTPDALFNADRNRIADDAARAAIARLVLVPAPGRTRTANLHRLTDSNADPDLITTRLGADSVHLVPTFTSKTGQPFLDPENTVELPLTGDTTDGRFSRAQVRQIMNYAVPMRAGAWLTQLTPDQQPPTTWAREPRLKRLVLLPHHPTPSGYEAPPIGGRHLHLHPVLGIVEAR; encoded by the coding sequence GTGTCTGACGACGTTTTCGAGTGTCGTATCTGGGGGAAGTCCGAGGGGCTGCCGCCGGGTGTGTCGCACTACCCGCTGCTGTGCCATCTGATCGATACGGCCGTGATGGCAGATGTCCTGTGGGACGTCTACCTCAACCGTGCGCAGCGGCGGCTGATCGCGGCCGGGCTGGGGGTCGGCGAGGATGAGGCGCGGCGGGTGGTGGCGTTGTGGGCGGGGCTGCACGACATCGGGAAGGCGATCCCCGGGTGGCAGGCGTACCGGGCGGATCTGGCGGAGGCGCTGCACGGTGGCGGATTTCCGGGAGTGCCGGCGGTGGATGCGGAGGCGGTCGGCCGTCACGAAGCAGCGTCGCAGCTGCTTGGGCCGTCGCTTCTGGCGGGGCTGGGCTGGCCGGTGACGGGCGGTGCGCGGGACGGGCTGCCCGGGGTGGTGGCCGGGCAGATCCTCGGTGGGCATCACGGCCGGTTTCGTGAGCCGACTGTGCCGGGTGCGGTGGCCGATCCGGTCCCGTTCTGGCCGGGCCTCGGTGTGGGACGGTGGCAGTCCGAGCGGGAGGCTGTCGCCCGGGTGCTGGCCGAGATTACTGGCGCCCCGCCGTTGGGCGCCCTCGACGGGCGCGCGACGGTCCCGGCCGCGGCGATCACCGTCGTCACCGGCCTGATCGTCCTTGCTGACTGGCTCGTTTCTCAAGAGCACCACCTCGCCCGCCGGGCCCGTCGAGTGCCCGCCGTGCTGGACTCGGCGGCCGCGCACGCGTGGGCGAAGGCCAGCCGCCAGCAGGCCCGGAGCCTGGTCGAGGAGGCCGGGCTCGAAGTGCCGGTGCTCACTGGGTCGGCCGTCTCGTTCACCGACATGTTCGGCTACATCCCGATCACCACGCCGAATCTGCTGCAGCAGAGCATCGCCACGTACTTGCCCGGCATGCTGGCTGACGCGGCCGGCCTGACGCTGGTGACCGCTCCGACTGGCGACGGAAAGACCGAGGCCGCTCTCTATGCCGCGTCTCTCATGGGCTGCGCGGCCGGTACGCACGGCATATACCTGGCGTTGCCGACGCAGGCCACTACCGACCAGATCCACGGCCGCCTCGTCGACTGGGCAACCGCGAACCTGCCGAGCGCCGTCACCCGTCTCCACGGCTCCTCATGGATGCATCAGCCCGATGGCGAGGCCGAACCGCGCGTCATCCACGGCGACACCGGCCAGTCGGTTGAGGCAACCCGCTGGCTCCTGCAGTCCAACCGGCATGGCCTCCTCGCTCACCTTGCCGCGGGAACCATCGACCAGGCCCTGCTGGGGATGCTGCCGCTCAAGTACGGGCAGCTCCGCCACCTCGGCCTGTCCGGGAAGACTCTCATCATCGACGAAGCGCACTCCTACGATGCGTTCACTCACGCGCTTCTCCTGCGCCTGCTGGAGTGGTGCGGCGCCTGGCAGGTCCCGGTCGTCGTCCTGTCCGCTACCCTCACCGGCGACACGGCCGCCGGGCTGGTCAATGCTTACCGGTCCGGTGCCGGACACACCCGGCCCGCCAAGATCGAACCTGCCTACCCTGGCTGGTCGTTCACCGACGCCACTACCGGCCAGACCTGCACCCCGCCCGTACCCGTCGGCACCAGCCGGGGCCGCAACCTGCACATCCGCCTTGCCCCCACCCGACTCGGCGCCCCGCGTGAGCAGGCGATCATCCGCGAACTCGGCCAGCTCGCCGAACACGGCGGCTGCGCCGCGGTCATCTGCACCACCGTCGCCCAGGCTCAGGCCACCTACCGCGCTCTCGCCGCCGCCGGTACCAGCACCGAGCTGCACCTCCTGCACGCACGTCTTCCGGCCCACCAGCGCGCCGCCAACACGCAAGCTGCCGAGATTGCGTTCGGCCGCGTCAACAAGCCCACCACCCACCGTCCGGCCCGCGGCGTCATCGTCGCCACCCAGGTCATCGAGCAGTCTCTCGATCTCGACTTCGACCTCATCATCAGCGACCTCGCCCCCCTCGCCCTGCTCCTGCAGCGCGCCGGACGCGCCTTCCGCCACGGCCCCGAAGTCTGGGCAGCCGCGGGCCTTACCCGGCCGGCATGGGCCGGAACCGAACCCCGGATGACTGTCCTTTCCCCCCTCACCGCTCAAGGCGCCGCCGACTTCCACCCCGGCCCCTGGGGCGACGTCTACCCCGAGTCCCTCCTCCACCGCACCCACGAAATCCTCGACCAACACACTGGACCCATCAACATCCCCGGCGACGTCCAACGCCTCGTGAACGCCGTCTACGACCCCGTGTTCGCCTCCCGCACCCCCGACGCCCTGTTCAACGCTGACCGCAACCGGATCGCCGACGACGCCGCCCGCGCCGCCATCGCGCGCCTCGTCCTGGTCCCCGCCCCCGGCCGCACCCGGACCGCGAACCTCCACCGCCTCACCGACTCCAACGCCGACCCCGACCTGATCACCACCCGACTCGGCGCCGACAGCGTCCACCTCGTCCCCACCTTCACCAGCAAGACCGGCCAACCGTTCCTCGACCCCGAGAACACCGTCGAGCTCCCCCTCACCGGAGACACCACCGACGGACGGTTCAGCCGCGCCCAAGTCCGGCAGATCATGAACTACGCCGTACCGATGCGCGCCGGTGCCTGGCTCACCCAACTCACGCCCGACCAGCAACCCCCGACCACGTGGGCGCGCGAGCCGCGCCTGAAGCGGCTCGTCCTCCTGCCCCACCACCCCACGCCATCCGGCTACGAAGCCCCACCGATCGGCGGCCGCCACCTCCACCTCCACCCCGTACTCGGTATCGTCGAAGCCCGATGA
- a CDS encoding type I-E CRISPR-associated protein Cas5/CasD: MRFTIRVDRPASASSTSTPSARPPQHLTVPTAKGDRKEEGTATIVTRRHYLADAAFTVAVDHPDPALITEAATALRRPRCPSTSAAAPARPPPCHGQPRRRRRRHAPRHHAPAPHPPLRRRHRPPSSSPTTTPPTKKRRHAASSTTSRQLPPPPPAPHRPEPNTSPPRHLRPCAETERSAQRPRRPPETAHDHPPPNP; this comes from the coding sequence CTGCGGTTCACGATCCGTGTCGACCGCCCGGCCAGCGCCTCGTCGACTTCCACACCATCGGCGCGGCCTCCCCAACACCTCACCGTCCCCACCGCCAAGGGCGACCGGAAGGAAGAAGGCACGGCCACGATCGTCACCCGCCGCCACTACCTCGCCGACGCCGCGTTCACCGTCGCCGTCGACCACCCCGACCCGGCCCTCATCACCGAGGCCGCCACCGCGCTGCGCCGCCCCCGCTGCCCCTCTACCTCGGCCGCCGCGCCTGCCCGCCCGCCGCCCTGTCACGGTCAGCCCCGTCGTAGACGACGCCGCCACGCTCCTCGACACCATGCCCCTGCACCGCACCCGCCCCTACGGCGCCGACACCGTCCCCCGTCGTCTTCGCCTACGACCACACCCCCCACGAAGAAGCGCCGGCACGCAGCGTCCTCAACGACCAGCCGTCAGCTTCCACCCCCACCACCCGCGCCCCACCGCCCCGAACCGAATACGTCACCACCCCGCCACCTGCGACCGTGCGCCGAGACGGAACGCAGTGCTCAACGCCCTCGCCGACCACCAGAGACCGCGCATGACCACCCACCACCGAACCCCTAA